Proteins encoded within one genomic window of Guyparkeria hydrothermalis:
- the rpsK gene encoding 30S ribosomal protein S11, protein MAKASQGTRKKVKRVVTDAIAHIHASFNNTIVTITDRQGNTLSWATSGGSGFRGSRKSTPFAAQVAAERAGEAAKAYGVKNVDVEVKGPGPGRESTIRALNSVGFKVGVITDVTPIPHNGCRPPKKRRV, encoded by the coding sequence ATGGCTAAAGCAAGTCAAGGTACCCGTAAGAAGGTAAAACGCGTCGTCACCGATGCGATCGCGCATATCCATGCGTCGTTCAATAATACGATCGTGACGATCACCGACCGTCAGGGCAATACGCTCAGCTGGGCGACCTCCGGGGGCTCCGGCTTCCGTGGTTCGCGCAAGTCCACGCCGTTTGCCGCCCAGGTTGCGGCCGAGCGTGCGGGCGAAGCGGCGAAGGCCTACGGGGTCAAGAACGTCGACGTCGAGGTCAAGGGCCCTGGCCCTGGCCGTGAATCGACCATTCGTGCGCTCAACTCGGTTGGGTTCAAGGTCGGCGTCATCACCGATGTCACCCCGATCCCGCACAATGGCTGCCGCCCGCCCAAAAAGCGTCGCGTTTGA
- the rpsM gene encoding 30S ribosomal protein S13 encodes MARIAGINIPVQKHVVIGLTSIYGIGHTRAQQICEATGVAPDRKVRDLSEAEVESLRAEVGKYVVEGDLRRDVSMNIKRLMDLGCYRGLRHRRGLPLRGQRTRTNARTRKGPRRLVKR; translated from the coding sequence ATGGCACGTATTGCAGGGATCAACATTCCCGTTCAAAAACATGTGGTCATTGGCCTAACTTCCATCTACGGAATCGGTCATACCCGCGCCCAGCAGATCTGTGAAGCCACTGGCGTGGCTCCGGACCGCAAGGTGCGCGACCTGTCCGAGGCAGAGGTCGAATCTCTGCGTGCGGAAGTCGGCAAGTATGTGGTTGAAGGCGACCTGCGCCGTGACGTTTCCATGAACATCAAGCGTCTGATGGACCTTGGTTGCTATCGTGGTCTGCGTCATCGTCGTGGTCTGCCGCTGCGTGGTCAGCGCACACGCACGAACGCACGGACTCGCAAGGGTCCGCGTCGCCTGGTCAAGCGCTAA
- the secY gene encoding preprotein translocase subunit SecY: MAQANTGIGALAGAGRLTELRQRIFFVIMVLVVYRIGTFIPLPGIDVDVMKALFEQNSGGILGMVNMFSGGALSRMSLFALGVMPYISAAIIVQLLTAVVPSLEKLKKEGEAGRRKITQYTRYGTLGLGLVQAMGVSIALQGQSVGGSPLVFAPGLGFLFIATLTLVSGTMLLVWLGEQITERGVGNGISLIIFAGIVAGLPSAIGGTAELVRTGELHVFTMLILGVLILAVTAFVVFVERGQRRITVNYARRQQGRGMAGQQSSHLPLKLNMAGVIPPIFASSIILFPATVGNWFGQQEGMGWLADLSNTLSPGQPLYVLFYAAAIIFFCFFYTALVFNARETADNLKRSGAFVPGIRPGEQTARYVDKVLTRLTFWGALYITAVCLLPEFLILYWNVPFYFGGTSLLIIVIVLMDFMSQVQSHLVSHQYDSLVRKAHFKNGL, encoded by the coding sequence GTGGCACAGGCAAACACAGGGATAGGCGCACTTGCCGGGGCCGGTCGACTGACCGAGCTCCGGCAACGTATTTTCTTCGTCATCATGGTGCTCGTGGTGTACCGCATCGGGACGTTCATCCCGTTGCCGGGCATCGACGTCGACGTCATGAAGGCGCTGTTCGAGCAGAACTCCGGCGGCATTCTGGGCATGGTGAACATGTTCTCGGGTGGCGCGCTGTCTCGGATGTCCCTGTTTGCCCTGGGTGTCATGCCCTACATCTCCGCGGCGATCATCGTCCAGCTACTGACGGCCGTTGTGCCGTCGCTCGAGAAGCTGAAGAAGGAAGGCGAGGCCGGCCGACGCAAGATCACCCAGTACACCCGGTACGGGACCCTGGGTCTTGGTCTGGTTCAGGCAATGGGCGTTTCGATCGCCCTGCAGGGGCAGTCGGTTGGCGGTTCGCCGCTGGTCTTCGCTCCGGGCCTCGGTTTCCTGTTCATTGCCACGCTGACCCTGGTCAGTGGCACCATGCTGCTGGTCTGGCTGGGTGAGCAGATCACCGAGCGTGGTGTGGGCAACGGCATCTCGCTGATCATCTTCGCCGGCATCGTCGCAGGCCTACCGAGCGCGATCGGCGGCACGGCCGAGCTGGTGCGCACCGGTGAGCTGCACGTGTTCACGATGCTGATCCTGGGCGTGCTGATCCTCGCGGTCACCGCGTTCGTGGTCTTCGTCGAGCGCGGCCAGCGTCGTATCACGGTGAACTACGCGCGTCGCCAGCAGGGCCGCGGCATGGCCGGGCAGCAGTCGTCGCACCTGCCGCTGAAGCTGAACATGGCCGGCGTGATCCCGCCGATCTTCGCCTCGAGCATCATCCTGTTCCCGGCGACGGTCGGTAACTGGTTCGGCCAGCAGGAAGGCATGGGTTGGCTCGCGGATCTGTCGAACACGCTCTCGCCGGGTCAGCCGCTGTACGTGTTGTTCTACGCAGCCGCGATCATCTTCTTCTGCTTCTTCTACACGGCGCTGGTGTTCAACGCTCGCGAGACCGCCGACAACCTGAAGCGCTCCGGCGCGTTCGTTCCGGGTATCCGCCCGGGCGAACAGACGGCGCGCTACGTGGACAAGGTGCTCACTCGGCTGACGTTCTGGGGCGCGCTGTACATCACCGCGGTCTGCCTGCTGCCGGAGTTCCTGATCCTGTACTGGAACGTACCGTTCTATTTCGGGGGCACGTCACTGCTGATCATCGTGATTGTGCTGATGGACTTCATGTCGCAGGTCCAGTCGCACCTGGTCTCGCACCAGTACGACAGCCTCGTTCGGAAGGCTCATTTCAAGAACGGGCTGTAA